A window from Thermoanaerobaculales bacterium encodes these proteins:
- a CDS encoding sigma-70 family RNA polymerase sigma factor: MIAIASSGRSAAGAAMDIAPIPATLEAADPSARPMNEQSFRLFYERTARQLQAYLLSATGSPSAAEDLLQESYLRLIRADARVNDDDHRRRYLFRIATNLLRDRHRRRRPDRAELLEARDPADQEADIQRRADLAGVLRELKPRERQLLWLAYVEGLSHLEIAAATGLASGSIRPLLFRARRRMAELLRGKGMAP, encoded by the coding sequence ATGATCGCGATCGCGAGCAGCGGCCGGTCCGCCGCGGGCGCAGCGATGGACATCGCGCCGATCCCGGCTACGCTGGAGGCGGCGGATCCCAGCGCGCGACCCATGAATGAGCAGAGCTTCCGGTTGTTCTACGAGCGCACCGCGCGCCAGCTCCAGGCCTACCTGCTGAGCGCCACCGGCAGCCCGTCGGCAGCTGAGGACCTGCTGCAGGAGTCCTACCTCCGGCTGATCCGCGCCGACGCCCGCGTCAACGACGACGACCATCGCAGGCGCTACCTGTTCCGAATCGCGACCAATCTGCTCCGGGACCGCCACCGGCGCCGCAGGCCGGACCGCGCCGAGCTCCTCGAGGCTCGCGACCCTGCGGACCAGGAGGCCGACATCCAGCGCCGCGCCGACCTCGCCGGGGTGCTGCGCGAGCTCAAGCCGCGCGAGCGCCAGCTGCTGTGGCTCGCCTACGTCGAGGGCCTGAGCCACCTCGAGATCGCCGCCGCCACCGGCCTTGCGAGCGGCAGCATCCGCCCGCTCCTGTTCCGCGCCCGACGGCGGATGGCCGAGCTGCTGCGGGGAAAGGGGATGGCCCCGTGA
- a CDS encoding ABC transporter permease: MSSVHGTVEALRIALAALRANTARGVLTTLGIIIGILAVVTTMTAANGLSNSFRESASVIGADVLFVSRTPWIMMGRFFQFRNRPNLTLKEADKLERQLHSAIAVNPSSDTQRSVKFGSEVRDNIRIIGTTHKHMLVSSALPEQGRFFNAYDVQFSRRVCVIGKTIHEQVFESRDPVNKTLKIGRHDFQVIGVMEKQGSGGTFGGPDFDSQVFVPVTTFVKLYGGFNRNFDFAVKAPAGAPLDDYEFEVIGEMRKIRRLKPDQEDNFAINKMDSLLDAFDDVMRVVLLVGLAITGISLFVGGVGVMNIMFVSVTERTKEIGIRKAIGAKRRAILSQFLFESSVICLIGGAIGIVLSFGAAAAIDRFVMPASVSLPIVGVALCVSVMVGVVSGFIPAWRASRLNPIDALHYE; the protein is encoded by the coding sequence ATGAGCTCGGTCCACGGCACCGTCGAGGCGCTGCGCATCGCGCTCGCCGCGCTGCGCGCGAACACGGCCCGGGGCGTGCTCACCACGCTCGGCATCATCATCGGGATCCTGGCGGTTGTGACCACGATGACCGCCGCGAACGGCCTGTCGAACTCGTTCCGGGAGAGCGCGTCGGTGATCGGGGCTGACGTGCTGTTCGTGTCGCGGACGCCGTGGATCATGATGGGGCGCTTCTTCCAGTTCCGCAACCGCCCCAATCTCACGCTCAAGGAGGCCGACAAGCTCGAACGCCAGCTGCACAGCGCGATCGCGGTCAACCCGAGCTCCGACACGCAGCGCAGCGTCAAGTTCGGATCCGAGGTGCGGGACAACATCCGGATCATCGGCACCACCCACAAGCACATGCTGGTGTCGAGTGCGCTCCCGGAGCAGGGTCGGTTCTTCAACGCCTACGACGTCCAGTTCAGCCGCCGGGTGTGCGTCATCGGCAAGACCATCCACGAGCAGGTCTTCGAGAGCCGGGATCCGGTCAACAAGACCCTGAAGATCGGCCGCCACGACTTCCAGGTGATCGGCGTCATGGAGAAGCAGGGCAGCGGCGGCACCTTCGGCGGGCCCGACTTCGACAGCCAGGTGTTCGTGCCGGTGACGACCTTCGTCAAGCTGTACGGCGGCTTCAACCGGAACTTCGACTTTGCCGTCAAGGCTCCTGCCGGTGCTCCGCTCGACGACTACGAGTTCGAGGTGATCGGCGAGATGCGCAAGATCCGGCGGCTCAAGCCGGACCAGGAGGACAACTTCGCCATCAACAAGATGGACTCTCTCCTGGACGCCTTCGACGACGTCATGCGGGTGGTGCTGTTGGTGGGGCTCGCGATCACCGGCATCTCGCTCTTCGTCGGCGGCGTGGGCGTGATGAACATCATGTTCGTCTCGGTCACCGAGCGGACCAAGGAAATCGGGATCCGCAAGGCGATCGGAGCCAAGCGCCGCGCGATCCTCTCCCAGTTCCTGTTCGAGTCATCCGTCATCTGCCTGATCGGAGGCGCCATCGGCATCGTGCTGTCGTTTGGGGCGGCCGCGGCCATCGACCGGTTCGTGATGCCGGCCAGCGTGTCGCTGCCGATCGTCGGTGTAGCGCTCTGTGTTTCCGTGATGGTCGGGGTCGTTTCGGGGTTCATTCCGGCGTGGCGCGCCTCCCGCCTCAACCCGATCGACGCCCTCCACTACGAGTAG
- a CDS encoding LuxR C-terminal-related transcriptional regulator gives MVKQPRRNAIVPRAARADRLSKVDDGVRIVQAPSRAFPDARHIVDTATRAAVATDPDNVIVRWNDESAALLGLSAREVIGHNLQDVIRARDTFGNSLCRHHCAFHSMVRAGAAPENFELDLVSATGERVRVAVSVVVVLGPLADEYSLVYLMTPIRRRRRADEAIERVLAERDPVGRTPTGAQERGRRHQPRLTSRQKEALALMVLGRNSMEMAEEMGVSVNTVRSHVQAVLKALQVSTRLEAVSRALKDRLL, from the coding sequence ATGGTAAAACAGCCCCGTCGTAACGCGATCGTGCCGCGGGCGGCGCGGGCCGACCGGCTCTCCAAGGTGGACGATGGCGTCCGCATCGTCCAGGCGCCATCTCGTGCCTTCCCCGACGCCCGCCACATCGTCGACACGGCGACGCGCGCGGCGGTTGCGACCGATCCGGACAACGTCATCGTGCGCTGGAACGACGAGTCCGCCGCGCTGCTGGGACTTTCGGCTCGCGAGGTGATCGGCCACAACCTGCAGGACGTCATCCGGGCGCGCGACACCTTCGGCAACTCCCTTTGCCGCCATCACTGCGCCTTCCACTCGATGGTTCGCGCCGGCGCTGCGCCGGAGAACTTCGAGCTCGACCTCGTCTCCGCGACCGGAGAGAGGGTCCGGGTGGCGGTCTCCGTCGTCGTGGTGCTGGGTCCGCTGGCGGACGAGTACAGCCTGGTCTACCTGATGACGCCGATACGGCGGCGTCGGCGGGCTGACGAGGCGATCGAACGAGTGCTCGCGGAGCGGGACCCTGTGGGGCGCACGCCGACCGGCGCCCAAGAGCGGGGTAGACGCCACCAGCCGCGGCTCACCTCCCGGCAGAAAGAGGCTCTCGCCCTCATGGTCCTCGGCAGGAACTCGATGGAGATGGCGGAGGAGATGGGGGTGAGCGTCAACACCGTGCGCAGCCACGTCCAGGCAGTGCTCAAGGCGCTCCAGGTCTCCACTCGGCTCGAAGCGGTTTCGCGGGCCCTCAAAGACCGGCTGCTGTGA
- a CDS encoding DUF362 domain-containing protein produces the protein MSPERSDQASAERHTGRPGASSPSWLLRRWFTANALLAGVLALAWLLLRSGPRPSRLAYPCQRAALSTATLAFGAPLVALVVAARRHLAAGLRSPLGAAVTALVVVLGLAAAGYLVGVDAADAPLLDPPRDYRAQLFHAVNCPQDPVGDRFPGLDGLVQLMGAGGLKIYRSATVGPLSGPDGIVAAGDVVIVKINYQWPERGGTNTDLLRGLIRIIVDHPDGFTGEVVVCENTQFAGADGFDRPLNNAQDHDLSPRDVVDHFAGLGHQVSLMDWTALRFTEVAEYSQGDMADGYVVYPYDDQLHGRISYPKFGTGHGSHVSLRDGIWDPATGYNRERLKVINLPVLKSHHATYGATACVKHFMGVVSDSLGTNSHSAIRYGLLGAVMGEVHPPDLNLLDAVWINADPYDGPSTSYDGATRRDELVAGVDPVALDIWSVTNILIPAFLDDGHSPPWPHPEATPDDPTSDFRVYLDRSMSELLAAGYDATNDLAAIDVVTVDLSANVFADGFESGDASAWSAAVP, from the coding sequence GTGAGCCCAGAGCGATCGGATCAGGCATCGGCGGAGCGCCACACCGGGCGTCCGGGCGCCTCGTCTCCGTCGTGGTTGCTGCGGCGGTGGTTTACGGCCAACGCGCTGCTCGCCGGCGTGCTGGCCCTCGCCTGGCTGCTGCTGCGCAGCGGCCCGCGCCCGAGCCGGCTGGCCTACCCCTGCCAGAGGGCCGCGCTGTCAACTGCCACGCTCGCCTTCGGTGCCCCGCTCGTCGCGCTCGTCGTCGCCGCGCGACGGCACCTGGCGGCAGGGCTGCGCAGCCCGCTTGGCGCCGCGGTCACGGCGCTGGTGGTGGTGCTGGGGCTCGCCGCCGCCGGCTACCTGGTCGGCGTGGACGCGGCCGATGCGCCGCTGCTCGACCCACCGCGCGACTATCGGGCGCAGCTGTTCCACGCCGTCAACTGCCCACAGGACCCGGTCGGCGACCGCTTTCCCGGCCTCGACGGCCTCGTCCAGCTGATGGGCGCCGGCGGGCTCAAGATCTACCGGTCGGCCACCGTCGGCCCGCTGTCGGGCCCCGACGGCATCGTCGCGGCCGGCGACGTCGTGATCGTCAAGATCAACTACCAGTGGCCGGAGCGGGGTGGCACCAACACCGACCTGCTGCGTGGGCTGATCCGGATCATCGTCGACCACCCGGACGGCTTCACCGGCGAGGTCGTGGTCTGCGAGAACACGCAGTTCGCCGGCGCCGACGGCTTCGACCGGCCGCTCAACAACGCCCAGGACCACGATCTGTCCCCGCGCGACGTCGTCGATCACTTTGCAGGTCTCGGCCACCAGGTTTCGCTGATGGACTGGACCGCCCTCCGCTTCACCGAGGTCGCGGAGTACTCCCAGGGCGACATGGCGGACGGGTACGTTGTCTATCCGTACGACGATCAGCTTCACGGCAGGATCTCCTACCCGAAGTTCGGGACCGGGCACGGCAGCCACGTCAGCCTGCGGGACGGCATCTGGGATCCGGCGACCGGCTACAACCGCGAGCGCTTGAAGGTCATCAACCTGCCGGTGCTCAAGTCGCACCACGCGACCTACGGCGCCACCGCCTGCGTCAAGCACTTCATGGGCGTCGTGTCCGACAGCCTGGGGACCAACTCCCACAGCGCGATCCGCTATGGCCTGCTCGGCGCGGTGATGGGCGAGGTCCATCCCCCCGACCTCAACCTCCTCGATGCGGTCTGGATCAATGCGGACCCGTACGACGGGCCGTCGACCTCGTACGACGGTGCGACCCGCCGCGACGAGCTGGTGGCCGGGGTCGACCCGGTGGCTCTCGACATCTGGTCGGTCACCAACATCCTGATTCCGGCCTTTCTCGACGACGGCCACTCGCCGCCCTGGCCGCACCCGGAGGCCACTCCTGACGATCCGACGTCGGACTTCAGGGTCTACCTCGACCGCTCGATGAGCGAGCTGCTGGCCGCCGGCTACGACGCGACCAACGACCTGGCGGCGATCGACGTCGTCACGGTCGACCTGTCGGCTAACGTCTTCGCCGACGGCTTCGAGTCCGGCGACGCCTCGGCCTGGTCGGCAGCGGTGCCGTGA
- a CDS encoding ABC transporter permease codes for MIWIEAVRMALTAIGAHKLRSLLTLVGIIAGVAAIIAVMTGVSVIQNQMEAELSVLGSRVFQAQKWPPGGFNNHRDHDFRQIQRWPPLTVEQAELIREKVKSADLVGAELWQFSVRASYRGETTEPVNMICGGTPEYPENNTHYVELGRNISNEDVRVGRSVVVIGYQLAQSLFPFTDPLGKEIKVDGRKYTVQGVFAERKSALGGNFDNYILMPITTFEKAYGARDPEGVPRTVNITVRAISAGALEDAMEETRAVLRAARGLSPRDPDNFFFFTTDSQIKAFNTATANLKKGAFVLGIIALVVAGIGIMNIMLVSVTERTREIGIRKALGAKRAAILFQFLLEAIVLCNIGGVLGVAAGFGLGNLVSVFTHFAVHVPAEWAVRGLLFCTVVGLVFGMWPAIRASKLVPIEALRYE; via the coding sequence ATGATCTGGATCGAAGCCGTCAGGATGGCGCTGACCGCGATCGGCGCCCACAAGCTGCGATCGCTGCTGACCCTGGTCGGCATCATCGCCGGCGTGGCGGCCATCATCGCCGTCATGACCGGGGTCTCGGTGATCCAGAACCAGATGGAGGCCGAGCTGAGCGTGCTCGGTAGCCGGGTCTTCCAGGCGCAGAAGTGGCCGCCCGGCGGGTTCAACAACCACCGCGACCACGATTTTCGCCAGATTCAGCGCTGGCCACCGCTGACCGTCGAGCAGGCGGAGCTGATCCGCGAGAAGGTGAAGTCCGCCGATCTGGTGGGCGCGGAGCTGTGGCAGTTCAGCGTCCGCGCGAGCTATCGCGGAGAGACGACCGAGCCCGTCAACATGATCTGCGGCGGCACGCCCGAGTACCCCGAGAACAACACCCACTACGTGGAGCTGGGGCGCAACATCTCGAACGAGGACGTGCGGGTGGGCAGGAGCGTGGTGGTGATCGGCTACCAGCTCGCGCAGTCGCTGTTCCCGTTCACCGACCCTCTGGGCAAGGAGATCAAGGTCGACGGCCGCAAGTACACCGTCCAGGGCGTCTTCGCAGAGCGCAAGTCCGCGCTGGGCGGCAACTTCGACAACTACATCCTGATGCCGATCACGACCTTCGAGAAGGCGTACGGGGCGCGGGACCCGGAGGGGGTTCCGCGAACGGTGAACATCACGGTGCGGGCGATCTCGGCGGGGGCGCTCGAGGACGCCATGGAGGAGACGCGGGCGGTGCTGCGGGCAGCGCGCGGTCTCAGCCCTCGCGATCCGGACAACTTCTTCTTCTTCACCACCGACAGCCAGATCAAGGCTTTCAACACCGCCACCGCCAACCTGAAGAAGGGCGCGTTCGTGCTCGGCATCATCGCCCTGGTTGTCGCCGGCATCGGGATCATGAACATCATGCTGGTCTCGGTGACCGAGCGGACCCGAGAGATCGGCATCCGCAAGGCGCTCGGCGCCAAGCGCGCCGCGATCCTGTTCCAGTTCCTGCTCGAGGCCATCGTGCTGTGCAACATCGGCGGGGTGCTCGGCGTCGCCGCCGGCTTCGGCCTCGGCAACCTGGTGAGCGTGTTCACTCACTTCGCTGTCCACGTCCCCGCCGAGTGGGCGGTGCGCGGCCTGCTGTTCTGCACCGTGGTCGGGCTCGTCTTCGGGATGTGGCCCGCCATCCGCGCCTCCAAGCTGGTGCCCATCGAAGCGCTGCGCTACGAGTAG
- a CDS encoding OmpA family protein — protein sequence MSGTRSWLVLSCLVALASLPAAAQQQTLHLVAYPSDSAVKLNLAPTTEAPRATVEARVTLREGMAQIELEYSDLKPAILFGGEVTCYVLWGVTPGGFAKNVGEVPSGSPKGSAVYTTGLKSFALMVTAEPYAQVWRPSPLVMFINDPPEKGKVGSETFTFASFATSPPHDLDSIRAVAWDDDRPVELVQAERALAYADRIGAANYTPAMVQDARLLLAQATNLVSSSRTRSDGVDFARRSYGVSSNAIGEAERKIEAERLDREIASRNSEIAARTAEVAAMEARAAEAEQSLEQARVEREQLDAALGALRTEQAALTAAMASLREEKAELSSRLEGALGQVAETRSTARGMIVNLPDILFDVNQSTLKPEAKLVIAKLAGILLIMQDLNLRVEGHTDATGPHDYNLRLSEARALSVVQFLSEQGIAPPRMVSDGYGPDRPIASNDTSEGRKSNRRVEIVIAEGAVAEAPAAP from the coding sequence ATGTCCGGAACGAGGTCGTGGTTGGTTTTGAGTTGCCTGGTAGCCCTGGCGTCGCTGCCGGCGGCCGCGCAGCAGCAGACCCTGCACCTGGTCGCGTACCCGTCGGACTCGGCGGTCAAGCTCAACCTGGCGCCGACCACCGAGGCGCCGCGTGCCACCGTCGAGGCCAGGGTCACGCTGCGCGAGGGGATGGCGCAGATCGAGCTCGAGTACTCCGACCTCAAGCCCGCGATCCTGTTCGGCGGCGAGGTGACCTGCTACGTGCTGTGGGGCGTGACGCCGGGTGGGTTCGCCAAGAACGTCGGCGAGGTTCCGAGCGGGTCGCCCAAGGGCAGCGCGGTCTACACCACCGGGCTCAAGAGCTTCGCCCTGATGGTCACCGCCGAGCCGTACGCCCAGGTCTGGCGGCCGTCGCCGCTGGTGATGTTCATCAACGATCCCCCCGAGAAGGGGAAGGTCGGGTCAGAGACCTTCACGTTCGCGAGCTTCGCGACGTCCCCGCCGCACGACCTCGACAGCATCCGGGCGGTGGCCTGGGACGACGATCGCCCGGTCGAGCTGGTGCAGGCGGAGCGCGCCCTTGCCTACGCCGACCGGATCGGGGCCGCAAACTACACCCCCGCCATGGTCCAGGATGCCCGCCTCCTGCTCGCGCAGGCCACCAACCTGGTGTCGAGCTCGCGCACCCGTTCCGACGGCGTCGATTTCGCGCGCCGGTCGTACGGCGTCAGCAGCAACGCGATCGGCGAGGCGGAGCGCAAGATCGAGGCTGAGCGGCTCGACCGGGAGATTGCGAGCCGGAACTCGGAGATCGCGGCCCGCACCGCCGAGGTCGCCGCGATGGAGGCGCGAGCCGCCGAGGCCGAGCAGTCGCTCGAGCAGGCCCGCGTCGAGCGCGAGCAGCTCGACGCGGCGCTCGGCGCCCTGCGCACCGAGCAGGCGGCCCTGACGGCGGCGATGGCGTCGCTGCGGGAGGAGAAGGCAGAGCTGTCGAGCCGCCTCGAGGGCGCCCTCGGCCAGGTCGCGGAGACGCGCAGCACCGCGCGCGGGATGATCGTGAACCTGCCGGACATCCTGTTCGACGTCAACCAGTCGACGCTTAAGCCCGAGGCCAAGCTCGTGATCGCCAAGCTGGCCGGGATCCTGCTGATCATGCAGGACCTCAACCTGCGGGTAGAGGGCCACACCGACGCCACCGGGCCCCACGACTACAACCTGCGGCTGTCCGAGGCGCGCGCGCTGTCGGTGGTGCAGTTCCTGTCCGAGCAGGGGATCGCGCCGCCGCGGATGGTCTCCGACGGCTACGGGCCCGACCGGCCGATCGCGTCCAACGACACCAGCGAGGGCCGCAAGAGCAACCGCCGGGTGGAGATCGTGATCGCCGAGGGCGCCGTCGCGGAGGCCCCGGCGGCCCCATAG
- a CDS encoding ABC transporter ATP-binding protein, with amino-acid sequence MSLELRNVTKTYEMNHLGVRALRGVTFELRENEYVAIMGPSGSGKSTLMNIIGCLDVPSSGQYLIDDQDVSTFGEDRLAEVRNLKIGFVFQTFNLLPRADIFHNVELPLIYRGLRPSVRREKAMAAISAVGLADRVKHKPNELSGGQRQRVAIARALVNEPSIILADEPTGNLDTATGAEIMAIFDDLQAKGNSILLVTHEEDVARHAHRVIRLRDGLIESDSAQREAA; translated from the coding sequence ATGTCGCTCGAGCTCCGGAACGTCACCAAGACCTACGAGATGAACCACCTCGGCGTGCGCGCCCTGCGCGGCGTGACGTTCGAGCTCCGCGAGAACGAGTACGTCGCGATCATGGGCCCGTCGGGGTCCGGCAAGTCGACGCTCATGAACATCATCGGCTGCCTCGACGTGCCGAGCTCCGGCCAGTACCTGATCGACGATCAGGACGTCAGCACCTTCGGCGAGGACCGGCTGGCGGAGGTCCGCAACTTGAAGATCGGCTTCGTGTTCCAGACCTTCAACCTGCTGCCCCGGGCCGACATCTTCCACAACGTCGAGCTGCCGCTGATCTACCGGGGGCTGCGCCCGTCGGTCCGGCGCGAAAAGGCGATGGCCGCCATCTCGGCGGTGGGCCTCGCCGATCGTGTCAAGCACAAGCCGAACGAGCTGTCAGGCGGCCAGCGCCAGCGGGTGGCAATCGCCAGGGCCCTGGTCAACGAGCCCTCGATCATCCTCGCCGACGAGCCGACCGGAAACCTCGACACCGCGACCGGCGCCGAGATCATGGCGATCTTCGACGACCTGCAGGCCAAGGGCAACTCCATCCTCCTGGTCACCCACGAGGAGGACGTCGCGCGGCACGCGCACCGCGTGATCCGGCTTCGCGACGGCCTGATCGAGTCGGACAGCGCGCAGCGAGAGGCGGCATGA
- a CDS encoding efflux RND transporter periplasmic adaptor subunit, with protein sequence MTKKRVLLGLVVVVIVGVVVVTALGRSRGDDGLPVEVAAVGRSTVVQTVTATGKIQPMVQVNISADVSAKIIRLGVDEGDWVEKGTMLVELDRERYVAEVESQEANLSAAQAQANLARENMVKAQKDYERSRQLFDRSLESQASLDTMYASAEVEKARYQSTQDQVEQAKAAVRQARDSLSKTTIYSPMAGTISMLNKEVGEIALGSQFQEDVIMVVSNLQGMEALVDVDENDIVLVSVGDAATIEVDALPDVKFKGEVTEIANSAKISGQGSSDQKTEFEVKIAVLDPGTLLRPGMTASAEVVTEVREGCVSVPIQSVTVRTMEQLGVGKEAGEKEDGTARFLPDDEGFVEVVWVVDSGKASARQVSTGIQSDTHIEVVEGLVENEQVVVGSYRAISRDLQDGAAVRVGGGDEPRGREG encoded by the coding sequence ATGACCAAGAAGCGTGTCCTGCTCGGCCTGGTGGTGGTGGTGATCGTGGGGGTCGTGGTCGTCACGGCCCTCGGCCGGAGCCGTGGTGATGACGGCCTTCCGGTGGAGGTGGCGGCGGTCGGCCGGAGCACGGTCGTCCAGACGGTGACCGCCACCGGCAAGATCCAACCCATGGTCCAGGTCAACATCTCGGCGGACGTCAGCGCCAAGATCATCCGTCTCGGAGTGGACGAAGGCGACTGGGTGGAGAAGGGCACGATGCTGGTGGAGCTCGACCGTGAGCGCTACGTGGCGGAGGTCGAGTCCCAGGAGGCCAACCTGAGCGCCGCGCAGGCGCAGGCCAACCTCGCCCGGGAGAACATGGTCAAGGCGCAGAAGGACTACGAGCGCAGCCGCCAGCTCTTCGATCGCAGCCTCGAGTCGCAGGCCTCCCTCGACACCATGTACGCGTCGGCGGAGGTCGAGAAGGCGCGCTATCAGTCGACCCAGGACCAGGTCGAGCAGGCCAAGGCCGCGGTCCGCCAGGCCCGGGACTCGCTGTCCAAGACCACCATCTACTCGCCGATGGCCGGGACGATCTCGATGCTCAACAAGGAGGTCGGCGAGATCGCCCTCGGGTCCCAGTTCCAGGAGGACGTGATCATGGTCGTCTCCAACCTGCAGGGGATGGAGGCGCTGGTCGACGTCGACGAGAACGACATCGTCCTGGTGTCGGTCGGTGACGCTGCCACGATCGAGGTCGACGCCCTGCCCGACGTGAAGTTCAAGGGCGAGGTGACCGAGATCGCGAACAGCGCCAAGATCTCCGGCCAGGGCAGCTCCGACCAGAAGACGGAGTTCGAGGTCAAGATCGCGGTCCTCGACCCGGGGACACTGCTCCGTCCAGGGATGACCGCGTCGGCCGAGGTCGTGACCGAGGTCCGGGAGGGCTGCGTCAGCGTGCCGATCCAGAGCGTGACCGTGCGGACCATGGAGCAGCTGGGCGTCGGCAAGGAGGCGGGCGAGAAAGAGGACGGAACCGCTCGCTTCCTGCCGGATGACGAGGGCTTCGTCGAGGTCGTGTGGGTGGTCGACAGCGGCAAGGCGAGCGCGCGCCAGGTCTCAACCGGGATCCAGTCCGACACCCACATCGAGGTCGTCGAGGGCCTCGTCGAGAACGAGCAGGTGGTCGTCGGCAGCTACCGCGCGATCAGCCGTGACCTCCAGGATGGGGCCGCGGTCCGGGTCGGCGGCGGCGATGAGCCGCGCGGCAGGGAGGGATGA
- the msrA gene encoding peptide-methionine (S)-S-oxide reductase MsrA, whose translation MRRPNHLLACLLAVGAAAAGATAAANEPPAPAVATFAGGCFWCMEPVFDALDGVISTTSGYTGGIVSSPTYEEVSSGTTGHTEAMQVVYDPARISYERLLEVFWRNIDPTVKDRQFCDRGSQYRTAIFYHDEAQRAAAERSKAELEASDGFGGAIFTAIAPAGPFYPAEDYHQDFYRKNPVRYQRYHDACGRDERLEQLWGESPPP comes from the coding sequence ATGCGACGTCCAAACCATCTCCTGGCCTGTCTGCTCGCGGTCGGGGCCGCCGCAGCGGGCGCGACGGCTGCCGCCAACGAGCCGCCGGCCCCCGCCGTTGCCACCTTCGCCGGCGGCTGCTTCTGGTGCATGGAGCCGGTGTTCGACGCCCTTGACGGCGTGATCTCCACAACCTCCGGCTACACCGGCGGCATCGTCAGCAGCCCGACCTACGAGGAGGTCTCCTCCGGGACGACCGGCCACACCGAGGCGATGCAAGTAGTGTACGACCCGGCCCGGATCAGCTACGAGCGGCTCCTCGAGGTCTTCTGGCGCAACATCGACCCCACCGTCAAGGACCGCCAGTTCTGCGATCGCGGCAGCCAGTACCGGACCGCCATCTTCTACCACGACGAGGCCCAGCGAGCCGCGGCCGAGCGGTCGAAGGCCGAGCTCGAGGCCAGTGACGGCTTCGGCGGCGCCATCTTCACCGCGATCGCCCCGGCGGGCCCGTTCTATCCGGCCGAGGACTACCACCAGGACTTCTACCGGAAGAACCCGGTGCGCTACCAGCGCTACCACGATGCCTGCGGTCGCGACGAACGGCTCGAGCAGCTGTGGGGAGAGAGCCCCCCACCCTGA
- a CDS encoding sialidase family protein — protein MAIGTALCTVAWALLLAGLGPCRAAAASCDLGQVAGGVDIAVSSVNGDVIVVAQGLRVLRSTDGGSSYSDRWIGVEGSWPSVAFRGSNLFVAAGRWGEPDEIFLLHSIDGGISFAEPRLVYASAANELIDPELLALRDGALMVFATEILGQSGDRVEFTIHVFRSDDDGWTWQRLADAVAGSPAPPTIEDAKAVELANGDLLLAYEAEAVELGGSRLEQIRSRDGGLSWGPPAVLWDDVPGSDNEPGGYLQRAPDELWFLASTDEDAVEGYSNAVVKRKISTDGGATWHGKATLVGEPDQIVFGGALTPAGMIMMVTVRQFSTPPRHLNVYHADPRAPGLWACAPPLFIDGFEDGSSGRWTAAVP, from the coding sequence GTGGCGATCGGGACCGCTCTCTGCACGGTGGCCTGGGCCCTGCTGCTGGCCGGCCTCGGGCCGTGCCGGGCCGCGGCGGCCTCCTGCGATCTGGGCCAGGTCGCGGGTGGAGTCGACATCGCGGTGAGCTCCGTCAACGGTGACGTCATCGTGGTCGCGCAGGGTCTGCGCGTGCTCCGATCCACGGACGGCGGCTCGAGCTACTCGGACCGGTGGATCGGAGTCGAGGGATCGTGGCCGAGCGTCGCCTTCCGGGGATCGAACCTCTTCGTCGCCGCCGGCAGGTGGGGGGAGCCCGACGAGATCTTTCTTCTCCACTCGATCGACGGTGGCATCTCGTTCGCGGAGCCGAGGCTGGTGTACGCCTCCGCCGCGAACGAGCTGATCGACCCCGAGCTGCTGGCGCTTCGGGACGGGGCTCTCATGGTCTTCGCGACCGAGATCCTCGGCCAGTCCGGCGACCGGGTTGAGTTCACCATCCACGTCTTCCGGTCCGATGACGACGGCTGGACGTGGCAGCGGCTCGCCGACGCGGTGGCGGGATCTCCCGCGCCGCCGACGATCGAGGACGCCAAGGCCGTGGAGCTGGCGAACGGCGACCTGCTCCTGGCGTACGAGGCCGAGGCGGTCGAGCTCGGCGGGTCCCGGCTCGAGCAGATCCGCTCCCGCGACGGCGGCCTCAGCTGGGGGCCGCCGGCGGTGCTGTGGGACGACGTCCCCGGCTCGGACAACGAGCCGGGGGGCTACCTGCAGCGGGCACCCGACGAGCTCTGGTTCCTCGCTTCCACCGACGAGGACGCGGTGGAGGGCTACTCCAACGCCGTCGTCAAGCGCAAGATCTCGACCGACGGCGGCGCGACCTGGCACGGCAAGGCGACCCTCGTCGGCGAGCCCGACCAGATCGTGTTCGGCGGCGCGCTGACGCCGGCGGGCATGATCATGATGGTCACCGTCCGGCAGTTCTCCACGCCTCCAAGGCACCTCAACGTCTACCACGCCGACCCGCGGGCTCCAGGGCTGTGGGCCTGCGCCCCCCCGCTCTTCATCGACGGCTTCGAGGACGGCAGCAGCGGTCGCTGGACAGCAGCTGTCCCGTGA